The genomic segment ACTGCAAGATGATTTAGCACTTTCCACTTGACTCGGCAAGCTCTTGGGGAACTTATCTAAGTCTCTCGCGCTGTTCCCAAAGAAATGGCGATGAGGAAGTCGCACAGGCTTACGAGCCAAGGATTTCTACAACTGCGACGTTGCTCCGTTTGGCTCTCTTGCATCTATGGACCTACGGCACGAAGACATAACACCAGCCATCCCAATTATCCTCTCCACCCTCTTCTCCCAGGTGTACTCCGCCGCCCCCGCCCGGGCATCTTCCGAAATCCGAGCGCAAAGTTCCGAATCAGCAAGCACGAGATCAAGCGCCCGAATAATCGCCTCTGCGTCATCAGGAGGAGTTACAACCGAGTTCTCTCCCGGCCTCAGTATCTCAAGAACCGACGGAACCCCGGTCGCGACAATGGGTTTCCCGGCGGCCATATACTCGAAAAGCTTAAGCGGAGAAGTGAACTTCCCGGCCTCCGTCCCGTCCCTTATAGTTACCTTGGACGAATAGGGCATGACTAGGACATCAGAGGCAAGAAGGTAAGAGGGCACTTCCCGTTGTCGCACAAATCCCTCTATTCTGAGATTTGCCGATCCCTCCTGCCTCGCCATCTCGCGCCAGAGCGCATTGTCCCTCTTCCTGCCTCCGACAATGAGAAACTCGACCTCGGGCATCTGCGCCGCGGCGCGCGCCAGGATCTCAAGCCCCCTTCCCCTGTAAGTGTTCCCGCAGTAGCATACTATTTTTCTCTTGAGCGGAAGACCGAGGCGCTCCCGAAGCGAGGAAATGTCATGTTCTCCCTCGAACGCCTCCCGTTCGAAGCCGTTTGGCGCCACTATGGGATTTTGCCCCGTCATCCCGAGGCAGAAGTATATGTCGTGCAGTCCGCGTGAGTTAAAGGACATCCCGAGCAGGCTCTTCGAGCGGGAAAAAGAAGCTATTATTCTTTCTGCCGCCCAGTTAACAGGAGGGTGATGAGCGTCGTAGACCGTCGGAACCCCGAAAACCTTGGTCGCGAACCAGGCGAAGACAAGATCCCTTGTGAGCACGAGATCAAAATTTTCTTTTTTTCCGCAAGCGTAAAGAGAGCTTAAAAAACCGTGAAGCGGCCGCCTGGCAAGCCCGCCCGAAAGCGCAATCGAGGTTACGCGAAAAGGAGTCCTGATGCCGTAATATGAAAAAAGCTTCTCCTTGTTAACCCGCCCCGGCAGAACGCACTCAACCTCGATTCCAAGGTTGGCCATCGCCTGGCACATCTTGAGCATGTGAACGGCACTTGCCCCTTCTGTAAAAAGCGGGTGGCTTCCAACGTAAAGCACCCTCAGTCCTTCATATTTTTTCATCTGAGCTTAAATTTTTTCTCACTCGGCTTGGTTAGTCCCCCAGTTGAACCGTACAGGAGAATAAATGCTCATCCAAAGAGTAAGACCAGAACGTAAAACCTGTAAAGATTAGAGGATACTTTTCCAAAACTCCTATCTTCTCCACGGAAAATGTAATCATCCTCGCCACACCTTTCGAGAATACCCCCTACTTCATCGTGAATGGAGTTTTTCCTGTTAGCAATGGAAGCAGTACCTTCGCAGGTAATATCATTGAATTCAGTGGACATTGAAGTATTATAGATGGTTTAGACCACTCAATCAAAAGACAAGAAATGAAGATAACGCACTTTCCATGCGGACCCGCTAGCAACGAGAGCGAGCTAAAGGCATTTAGCCGTATCGAAAACCAGTTGCGCTCAATGGAGGGGCAGGAAGAATGGGTATTGCTGACGAACCTCGCCTTTTCCGTTACCCACCAGCTTCAGTCAGATGAAATTGACATTGTTCTGATCGGCACTCAGGGGGTCCACGTAATAGAGGTAAAACACTGGACATACAGATGGGTCAGGGACAACAGGGATATAGTGGAACAGGAAGCAGAAAAAGTAGCAAACAAGGCCCGCAAGATCGGAACAACTCTCCGTAAGGTCGTTGAGAATCTGCAGTTTGTGGAAGGAACATTCCTGCTTACTCAGGAACGTTCAAAGGTGGAACAACTGGAAGGTGAAAATGTGCGCGGGGTTAAGTTCCATACTCTTAAGAACTGGAAAGAAATCCTTTCTCCCCAATCCTCCGCGATACTGTCCGGCCAGCAGATAGAAACGTTGAGCCGTTTGCTGGAACCGAAAAGCGGCGTTGCGTTGGACGGGTCGCTAAGACGCCTCGCCGGCTACGTCAATCTGGAACTCCAGAGCCCGAAAGAGGAATGTTTCCATCGCGTATACACAGGAATTCACTCCTCCCGCAAGGACAGAGCAATCCTGCATCTCTACGATCTTTCGGCGGGCAGGGGAAAAGACCCTGAGACGAAGGCCCGAAGAGAATTTGACGCTCTTTTGCGTTTGCAGGTACACACATGGGCGCCGCGAATTCTCGACTCCTATCAGGATGCTCCCGGTTACGCGGGTGAGATGCACTTTTTCACCATAGCTAACCCCGCCGCCCCGACCATAGAAAAACGCGGAGATGATGAGTCGTGGGACATCCGCGCGCGGATTAATTTCTCCCTGAGCGCCGTCCGAGCTCTCAAGGATTTGCACGAAGCCGGAACGGATGAGGAACCGATGCTTCACCGTAATCTCAATGTTGGGAACATTCTTGTAAAACACGACAATTCTCCTATCTTTACCGGCTTTAGACTCTCAAAAATCCCCCTAGACATGAGCATCGCAGGCGATGTGTCCAAGACAGCCGAAGTAGATCAGTGGGCGGCCCCTGAGGTAAATGCGGGTGGCATTGCGGCAGCAGATAGAACCTCAGACGTGTATTCTCTCTGCGCATGCCTGAACATGCTATTCGGGAAAGGAAACGACAACTTAAGCCGCCAAGCCGCGGACATACTCGAAAAAGGTTTCAGAGAAGAACGCGAGGCACGCGCCGACCTCTCAGATATTGAAGGACTGCTTTCCGAACTTCTCGGGAAACCACATCCTTCCGCTCCGCCCTCTCCTCCTCCCGCGCGGTTCTGGACTGAAGACCAGATGGTGCCCTTCGGGAATCAGAAATATCGGATAGTCTCGCGGCTAGGTTCCGGCGGAACGGGGACAGCTTTCAAGGTGGTGGAAATCGACCAAGCCAGCGGCCAAGACATGGGAACATATGTGGGCAAGGTCGTGCACGATTCCGATACAGGCAGAAGGGTCTGCGAGTCTTACCGTCTCGCGCGCTCTCATCTTGGTCGTCAGGTCACGCTTTCGACAATTTTCGAAGTCGCTCCAGAGTGGAGAGAAAACGGGTTTGTCGCACTCATGAAATGGGTTGAAGGATCAGCTCTCGGCGACTTCACCGGAGTATTTCAGTTGCTGACCGAAGACCAGCAGGAAAGTTCGGAAGAAGCGCTGGCTCTGAGGTGGATCAGGTCGGTATGCGAAGGTCTGAACACGCTACACCGAAACGGACTTGTTCATGGCGATGTCAGTCCCAGAAACATGATCGTTTCGGGAAGCGACATAGTTCTGACTGACTATGATTTCGTAACCGCTATTGGCAAGCCGGCTACCCAAGGCGGCACTGCTTTGTACAGCCCACCGTCCCTGAAAGACCGAAAGGCTTCGGCGTCCGAGGATATCTACTCCCTCGCTTCCAGTTTTTTTCACGTAATGTTTGAAAAAGAACCGTTTATTCATGACGGCGTTTTAAAGAAAGAACGCGGACTTAACTGGAAAGGAATAAATCGCGCG from the Candidatus Dadabacteria bacterium genome contains:
- a CDS encoding glycosyltransferase family 4 protein — translated: MKKYEGLRVLYVGSHPLFTEGASAVHMLKMCQAMANLGIEVECVLPGRVNKEKLFSYYGIRTPFRVTSIALSGGLARRPLHGFLSSLYACGKKENFDLVLTRDLVFAWFATKVFGVPTVYDAHHPPVNWAAERIIASFSRSKSLLGMSFNSRGLHDIYFCLGMTGQNPIVAPNGFEREAFEGEHDISSLRERLGLPLKRKIVCYCGNTYRGRGLEILARAAAQMPEVEFLIVGGRKRDNALWREMARQEGSANLRIEGFVRQREVPSYLLASDVLVMPYSSKVTIRDGTEAGKFTSPLKLFEYMAAGKPIVATGVPSVLEILRPGENSVVTPPDDAEAIIRALDLVLADSELCARISEDARAGAAEYTWEKRVERIIGMAGVMSSCRRSIDAREPNGATSQL
- a CDS encoding NERD domain-containing protein, with the translated sequence MKITHFPCGPASNESELKAFSRIENQLRSMEGQEEWVLLTNLAFSVTHQLQSDEIDIVLIGTQGVHVIEVKHWTYRWVRDNRDIVEQEAEKVANKARKIGTTLRKVVENLQFVEGTFLLTQERSKVEQLEGENVRGVKFHTLKNWKEILSPQSSAILSGQQIETLSRLLEPKSGVALDGSLRRLAGYVNLELQSPKEECFHRVYTGIHSSRKDRAILHLYDLSAGRGKDPETKARREFDALLRLQVHTWAPRILDSYQDAPGYAGEMHFFTIANPAAPTIEKRGDDESWDIRARINFSLSAVRALKDLHEAGTDEEPMLHRNLNVGNILVKHDNSPIFTGFRLSKIPLDMSIAGDVSKTAEVDQWAAPEVNAGGIAAADRTSDVYSLCACLNMLFGKGNDNLSRQAADILEKGFREEREARADLSDIEGLLSELLGKPHPSAPPSPPPARFWTEDQMVPFGNQKYRIVSRLGSGGTGTAFKVVEIDQASGQDMGTYVGKVVHDSDTGRRVCESYRLARSHLGRQVTLSTIFEVAPEWRENGFVALMKWVEGSALGDFTGVFQLLTEDQQESSEEALALRWIRSVCEGLNTLHRNGLVHGDVSPRNMIVSGSDIVLTDYDFVTAIGKPATQGGTALYSPPSLKDRKASASEDIYSLASSFFHVMFEKEPFIHDGVLKKERGLNWKGINRAEYPVLSDFLDKATHPDPKQRFGSVSDAMNAIKPVAEKEEVREPERTDAPKKKEPPELARNRVPWLQSLLESYPGSKWGNRETRGLDSDFANRTYVATELEETLYDDIENRRVSLVVLCGNAGDGKTALLQSLSAKLGSKRQDSLNRIIQLETNDGLIVRMNLDGSAAWKEKSADELLDEFLEPFREGHPDEDIVHLLAINDGRLLEWAEREETHLTAALCELLENGGEVDQSHIRFINLNRRSLVGDISENGNRIKTDFLEDLIDKLYGGEDAAETWKPCLTCVAQQRCEVFRAAKVFGPDTLAGTEPTEIRNRARKRLFEALQSIHLRGETQVTIRELRATLVYILFGIRFCDEYHNGADEPAFPYWDRAFSPDSPRRQGELLRDMIHFDPGLDSHPKIDRHLLRTRSAENTEAAPHYQGLSRESARRRAYFEWTEQHIEDIAGESDALGLTQGRHLNHFREIPLNDPRLHQQVLCERLCKGISRLEDLPPQAFDRPGAVPLRITPRTPTETAFWVEKPLESFRLEADIQTEANGFGQLHRHAFLIYSYRDGKEEKLRLGAELFHRLLELGDGYQLGDVSTDDTFAHLSIFVQRLVREDERELYAWNPMQEEHGYEISTVAEDSGNQTLQTIRIRPVKQGESE